In the Polyangiaceae bacterium genome, TCGGCGACAACGCCATCGTGGCCAGCATTTGCCCGAAAGAAGCGGTCAACGCCGGTGACCCCAGCTACGGCTACAACCCCGCCGTCGACGCTATCGTGGATCGCCTGAAGGAGCAGCTCAGCGGCTCCTGCCTGACGCGCCCGGTGAGCGTGACCTGCGAAGGCCAGATCGTCGATGGCGTGTGCCAAGGGGAGACCAAGACCCAGTGCGCCATCGTCGAGGTGACTCCGACTCAGGGCGGCGCCTGCGGTTGCGATCCCAATGCAAACCGCGGCGAGCCAGCAGCCAAGTTGGTCAAGCCCGTGCTCGACGGTCTGAAGCGCGACCGCATCTGCGGCCCCGAGTCCGCCGACAAGACGGACTGCAGCCAAGCGAACTACTGCTTGTGCGAGATCAATGAAGCCAATCCCAAGTCGTCCTGCGAGAACGACGCCACGCCAAACGGCATCGGTTGGTGCTACATCGATCCCTTCGGCGAGCCGAAGATCGGCAGCGAGGCTTTGGTGCAGGACTGCAACCCGAAGCGCCAGCTGCGCTTCATCGGAACGGACACGCCCAAGAAGAACTCGATCGTCTTCATTGCGTGTCTAGGCAAGCCCCTCGGCGAGTAATCTCCGAGCGACGAGCAGACTGCACGGGGCGGCTCCCATCCGGGTGCCGCCCCGAGCGCATTTGGGGCCCCCGCACTGCTTTGGCGTCCTGGCGTCGTGGCCGGTCGGAACCGGTGCCGGTTGGAACACGCTCCGGGAGTTTCTTCGGCTGGGTTGCCACCGAGTGGGCGCTGCCGGCTTCCTGCGCTTGTCTGGGGCCTGGCCGGCCGTGTTAACGTCCGAATCCGGCATGGAGTCGAAGAAGACCATCTTGGTCATCGAGGACGAGCCGCACATCGTCCTCGGCCTGAAGGACGCTCTGGAGTTCGAGGGGTTCCGCGTGCTCGCCGAGGCGACGGGTCGCGAGGGAGTGAATGCTGCCCGGGCGGAGCGCCCCCACGTCGTGCTGCTGGACTTGATGCTGCCCGACATCAACGGCTACCAGGTCTGCGAGGAGCTGCGCCGCTTCGACGCCTTCATGCCCATCATCATGCTGACGGCGCGCAGCCAAGAGGCGGACAAGATCCGCGGACTGGACGCCGGGGCCGACGACTACGTGACCAAACCCTTCAGCGTCGGCGAGCTGATCGCTCGCATCCGCGCGCTGTTTCGCCGCATCAATCGTCCCACGGAGAGTCTCGAGTTTCGGGTGGGGCAAGCCACCGTCAACGTCAGCGCCCACACGCTGCTCCGCGACGGCGAAGCCGCCGAAAGCTTGAGCTTCTACGAGGTCGAGCTCTTGCGCTTGCTCCACGAGCGCGCGGGCCAGCCCGTCAGTCGCGAAGAGATCTTGAACAAGATCTGGGGCCTCGACGCCAACCCCACCAACCGCACCATCGACAACTACGTAGTGAAGCTGCGCCGCAAGCTGGAGCGCACACCCGAAAAACCCGAGCACATCCTGACCGTCTACGGCTTCGGCTACAAACTCGTCCCGTAGCGTTCAGTCTCCATCTTTCGCTCCAGGCAGCGAGTTCGAGAAGGCACAGGAAGTTCGGAAGGACGGAAGACCAGAGGAAGGATGTGCCCCCAACCCCTTCCGCTCTTCCGACCTTCCTGTGAGACTTTTTCTTCTTCTGCGTCAGGGGGCGTCGCGCAGGGGCATGACGTTGCGGGGATCGCAGGCGACGGTCTTGGCGTTGTGGACCAGCTGTCGTGCGGCGAGGGCGCCGGCGTCGATGCCGCTACGGACGCGTCGCACTTCCAAGTGCAGATGCACGTCGCCGGGGCTACCGCTGTCGCCCACGAAGCCGAGCAGCGAGCCTTCGCGCACGTTCATGCCACGGGCGAGGCCGGGAGCCGGGCCGTCGAGGTGGCCGTGCACCACCAGGTACTCACGCAGCTGCCCACCTTCGCGAACGCTGTGGCGCGTGACCACGGAGTTTCCGAACAGCTCGCCCACGAACGACACTTCCGCGTCGCCCACCTGATGCTCGAGGGCCACGCCGCGTACTTCGGTTCCGCGCGGGGCGGCTAGATCGACGCCGCCGTGGCCGACGGCTTTCAGCTGCGCACCTCGTCGTTGGCTTTCGTTGGGCAGATCCAGATCGTAGCCGCTGGAGACGAACTTCTGCTCGGCCTTCACCGGGATTGGGTAGCGATACGCCTGGTAGCTCCCGGGGCGATCCGGACGCTTGGGGATCTGCTCGTAGCTGACCCAATTCCCGTGGCGGTCCAAGTGGCGATTCTCGAGCGCCTCCAAGGACGCCCCGCCCAGGGACTGCTCGGGCACGGGGACGCAGGCCGGACCATCCGGCAGCGTCCGCGGCGGACACACGCTGCTGAGCGCAGCCTCGCCCGCGGGCGCGGTGGACGGCGCTTCCAGCGCGGGGCGCCGACGTTGGGCAGCCCCGGTCAGCGCCGTCAGCGCTGCGCACAAAAGCGTGGCTTTCGCCAGGGGATCCACCCGTGGCAGCTTAGTTCCGGGCGGAGAATCCACAAGCGGCGTGGATCGGTTCCTCGCCCCAGCAAGGAATACACGTTGCTTCCGACAGGCCGGATTGATACGAAAAACCGCGGTGTTCCCCAGCAGTCCGCTCAGCCCAGCCGACGCGGCAGTGATGGAAACCTTCGTGGTGCCTCGCTACCTCGCGTTCTTTGGCGAGCTGGCGTTGGAGATGTTCCTGGCGGGGGAGGGTGCTCGCGTCGCGCATCTCGGCTGTCGCACGGGGTATCCCGATCGCCAGCTGTACGAGGCGACGCAAGGGGCGTCCGTCGTGGGCATCGACGACTCGGCAGCGGCCCTGGAGCTCGCGCGCAACAAGGTGGCAACCCTGGGAGAGGTGCCCATCGAGTACCTCGAAGTGCACAGTCTACCGGCGGACTTGCCCGAGGCGAGTTTTTCCCACGCGATCTCGTTGCACCCGATCGGCTCCAGTGAAGAGCGTGCTGCGCTCTACCGCGAGATGTATCGACTGCTCTATGGCGGTGGGCAAGCGCTGCTGGCCGTGCCGCTTCGGGGATCCTTTCAGGAACTCGGAGATCTACTCCGCGAGTACGCGCTGAAGTTCGACGATGGGGAGCTGAGCAGCAGCGTGGAAGCAGCGATCGTCAGTCGCCACACCTTGGAGACCCTGGCGGACGAGATCGAGAGTGCGGGACTGGACGACGTGGACGTGGAGATCCGCCAGACCACGCTCTCCTTCGACAGCGGTCGCGCCTTCATGGAGGACCCCGTCACCCGCCTCTTGGTGGTGCCGGAGGTGCAGAGCTGGCTTCCGGACACGGATCTGACGAAGCCCTGGGATTACGTGCGCGACGCCATCGACAAGTACTGGTCCGAGGGGCGCTTCGAGCTTTCCCTCAACGTGGGTTGCGCTAGCTCGCGCAAGTACGATTGAGGCCTCGGGCCTGCACGGGCCGTGCCGCGCAGAGGCGCGAGCTATTCTCTCAGTAGCGATACTGCCACAGCAGATCGAGACCCGTGCCCAGGGTGCCGATCTCCGTGCGCAGCGACCAGTCGTGACGGAAGCGCCAATCGATGGTGCCCGAGACGTCGACCTTGTCGGCGCCGGTGGAAGACTGCACGGTCTGCGCGCTCTGGCGGTAGGTGCCCTCGAACCAGATGTTCTCGCCCAGGTTGACGGCGACGGTGTGCGCGGACTTGTCTTCGTAGGTGGCGGTACGCACTTCGACTCGACCCTGCAGCGCGTCACCGAAGATGGCGTTGAGGGCGCCGATGCCAGCGCCGGTTGCCAAGTCGCCGCCGCCGCCGAGCAAGAGCGCCATGGCCTCGTCCTCGGAGTGGTCCGGGCTCGTCACGCGCAAGCGCGCGTCCTTGAGGGTGCCCGTGACCTCCAAGTACACGGTGCTGCCGTCGGGGGCACGCCAGGATGCCAGCGCCGTCAGGTGCGGATCGGTCGGATCTTCCGTGTCGAACAGCACCCGTCCGTGCTCCACGACGAAGGACTTGCCCAAGGCTTGAATGCGCCCGCCGGCCCGCAGATCCACGTAGCCCATCACCGCGACCTCCTGGCCCAATTCCACGACCGGCTGGCCGCTGACGGGGATGACCAAGTCGTTGCGATTGACCGAGACGCTGTTGCCGAGCTTGACCACGAAGCGCCAGGGCAGCACGCGGTCTCCACCGAAGGCCGAGGGCTCGCGCAGGGGCTGCACCACGGCAATGTTGGGATTGTCGTCCAGCTCGATCACGCGGCGGCCGCTTGCCTGCGGCAAACGCGCCTCCAGATAGGGAATGTCGACCTCGACCAACATGCGAGCGTCCTGTCGGTTCAGGGTCAGGTTCGCATTACCCGTGGCGTTGGCTTGGCTCACGCCCTGCACCAACAACGGGAGGTTGACGATGCGCAGATAGGCGTCCGCAGACTCGAGACGCACGCCATCGAAATAGAGAGTGGCGCGGGCGTTGATGGTCTGGTCCTTCGAGCGTGCCGTGCCCTTGACGTCTTTCAAATCGATGGCGGTGAAGCGCCCCGCGTCGCGCGCGTCGGCGCGCAAGCTGAGATCGCGGATCTCGAGCCCAAGCGGAGCGATCTGCACCAAGCCGTTGCGCAAGGTGGAATACCCCGCGATCTTGCCGGTCCAATGGGTTTCGCTGCTGCGCTTCTCGGCGACCAAGGTGGCGGCGAGCCCGGCGTCGATGTCGCCGCCCAGCCGGCTGAACATGTCGCGCAGGAAGGGCGAGAGCACGACAGCGTCGAAGGAGCGAGCTTCCAGCGTCAACCGCACCGGGCGCTCTTCGTCGAGCTCCGGCAGGAATACCTTCCACGCCACCCCAGCACCGGCGGTCAGGCTCAAGCGACTGTTTTGCTTCGTCAACTCGGCCTTGGCGTTCACGCTGCGCCCGTCCGTGCGCATGAACATCGTTCCTTCACCGACGGGCACGCGGTCCACGGTCACGTCGAGGAGCTGCAGGTTGGCAGTCGCGTATGGCACTTCGGCGCCCTCGGGGCGCTGCAGGGCGACCGTGCCGCTGAGGGCGCCGGTCACGCGACCGTCGGCCAAGAACGGCACCAGGCCCAGGGGCGCACGCTCCAGGATCATTTGCACGCCTCCGGTCGGCGTGCCTCCCAGTTGGTAGTTGCCCGTGGTCAGCATCCAGGCCGCGCGTCGCTTCGCTTGGGATAGCTCTGCCGTGCCTGCGTAGCGGCCCGACTTGGGTTCGTACTTCGCAGTCACTTGCAGATCGGCCGGCAGTGCGAGGCGACTGCCGGCGGCGCGCAAGCCGCGCCCGGTGACCGTGCCGCCGATCACGGGATCCTTGGGCGGGCCGACCCAAGTGACGCGCGCCTCCACGCTGCCGTCGATGGAAGTGGTTCGCAGCGGCTCGGGCAGCTGATCGAGGCGTCGCTCGGGGATCATCAGCGCGCCTTCCATCTTGGTTTCGGCCAGGATGGCCAGAGCACGCTCGGGCGTGGCGATCAGCTGCTCGAGGTTCGCACGCAGCGAGCCGCTCAGACTGGCCAGCACACCCTGAGCATCCACCAGGCGAGTCGTTGCGCTGATGTCGCCACTGGCGCCGTCCAGCCCACCGCCGACTTGCACGTCGATGCCCTCGACGCGCTGCTGCCCACCGTATTCCACGGCCAGCTGCTGCGTGCCGCCGACCCAGAACACGCTCGGTAGTTTGCTGGCGTCGCCGCGCTCGAGACGCACCTGCGTGAACGCCTTGCCCTCGACGGCTTCCACGCCCCAGTCGCCGGGTAGCGCGTAGGTGAGCAAGCCCAGGTTCAGCTCGCTGGCGTGGATCTGCGCCAAGCCTGTCCAGCGCTTCCACACGTTTGCGTCGAGGAGTTTGCCTTCGAGCTCGGTCTGCCAGGCGCCGCCGATGTTGCCGATGCCTTCCACGGTGCCCGAGAGATCGCCGTCGAAGCGGCGTTCGGCGACGTTGGCGTTGACGCGCAGAGCGATGCCACCGACGCC is a window encoding:
- a CDS encoding response regulator transcription factor gives rise to the protein MLTSESGMESKKTILVIEDEPHIVLGLKDALEFEGFRVLAEATGREGVNAARAERPHVVLLDLMLPDINGYQVCEELRRFDAFMPIIMLTARSQEADKIRGLDAGADDYVTKPFSVGELIARIRALFRRINRPTESLEFRVGQATVNVSAHTLLRDGEAAESLSFYEVELLRLLHERAGQPVSREEILNKIWGLDANPTNRTIDNYVVKLRRKLERTPEKPEHILTVYGFGYKLVP
- a CDS encoding M23 family metallopeptidase; amino-acid sequence: MDPLAKATLLCAALTALTGAAQRRRPALEAPSTAPAGEAALSSVCPPRTLPDGPACVPVPEQSLGGASLEALENRHLDRHGNWVSYEQIPKRPDRPGSYQAYRYPIPVKAEQKFVSSGYDLDLPNESQRRGAQLKAVGHGGVDLAAPRGTEVRGVALEHQVGDAEVSFVGELFGNSVVTRHSVREGGQLREYLVVHGHLDGPAPGLARGMNVREGSLLGFVGDSGSPGDVHLHLEVRRVRSGIDAGALAARQLVHNAKTVACDPRNVMPLRDAP
- a CDS encoding methyltransferase domain-containing protein, producing the protein MFPSSPLSPADAAVMETFVVPRYLAFFGELALEMFLAGEGARVAHLGCRTGYPDRQLYEATQGASVVGIDDSAAALELARNKVATLGEVPIEYLEVHSLPADLPEASFSHAISLHPIGSSEERAALYREMYRLLYGGGQALLAVPLRGSFQELGDLLREYALKFDDGELSSSVEAAIVSRHTLETLADEIESAGLDDVDVEIRQTTLSFDSGRAFMEDPVTRLLVVPEVQSWLPDTDLTKPWDYVRDAIDKYWSEGRFELSLNVGCASSRKYD
- a CDS encoding translocation/assembly module TamB domain-containing protein, coding for MAVKERLRVVLLWVFRFAQVLGLTAVLTVSLCAGVILHASTPPARRLAAQLLTRGLSDFFQGTITISEVSEISLRGVTTPEARVQDPEGNTVLVVSDLRARTDVLGMVRTLLWGGQRISLVVNHVRAERAEVFIAPDDASGIPTIAAAFTPVPSPPSSTSSDTGPGRYVRTWLPNVEIGRVYARGRVADLPTLELSLAGVRGSVLASPKGAAIDVQRYGVVVRGLGGTDATGTGDIHIRAPGAVWTSFDGFFGNLTVGAFVHVKGDKIDARLDLPQAKPIDVQGLWVDYPLHVPVTAHAEARGTLDTLQTSLRLESGNAKVTASGPLTLSPELGAKLDVEGRSFDLQALFPQAPVTSIDLDSSISIWNKRGQLVVDANGTTAASKVAKMDVPPMDVKGTYNEKGFAGTATLHEDGMPLKLDFQFHPEGPIDLTARARAFTIEKAPRVKALTGARGQADVTVKARIEKEQLDASVVANVRSFKVGDVSVKRAALSGRAKGPLARPKDLDVNATLSGAGLLASGMSFGKVDLSAKGNVLKPKVNAKLADEFGPNVNASATVAIQNPPRVDNLAVEVNRKGTSLSGKIARLDLGSREVFIEDLSLAGAGGTLAGSVRVSPTRIVARAKGEDLDLDAIARALGLQQGTLGGRLRIDTDLDIRNDRAQGHLHFALGKGSVMGVGGIALRVNANVAERRFDGDLSGTVEGIGNIGGAWQTELEGKLLDANVWKRWTGLAQIHASELNLGLLTYALPGDWGVEAVEGKAFTQVRLERGDASKLPSVFWVGGTQQLAVEYGGQQRVEGIDVQVGGGLDGASGDISATTRLVDAQGVLASLSGSLRANLEQLIATPERALAILAETKMEGALMIPERRLDQLPEPLRTTSIDGSVEARVTWVGPPKDPVIGGTVTGRGLRAAGSRLALPADLQVTAKYEPKSGRYAGTAELSQAKRRAAWMLTTGNYQLGGTPTGGVQMILERAPLGLVPFLADGRVTGALSGTVALQRPEGAEVPYATANLQLLDVTVDRVPVGEGTMFMRTDGRSVNAKAELTKQNSRLSLTAGAGVAWKVFLPELDEERPVRLTLEARSFDAVVLSPFLRDMFSRLGGDIDAGLAATLVAEKRSSETHWTGKIAGYSTLRNGLVQIAPLGLEIRDLSLRADARDAGRFTAIDLKDVKGTARSKDQTINARATLYFDGVRLESADAYLRIVNLPLLVQGVSQANATGNANLTLNRQDARMLVEVDIPYLEARLPQASGRRVIELDDNPNIAVVQPLREPSAFGGDRVLPWRFVVKLGNSVSVNRNDLVIPVSGQPVVELGQEVAVMGYVDLRAGGRIQALGKSFVVEHGRVLFDTEDPTDPHLTALASWRAPDGSTVYLEVTGTLKDARLRVTSPDHSEDEAMALLLGGGGDLATGAGIGALNAIFGDALQGRVEVRTATYEDKSAHTVAVNLGENIWFEGTYRQSAQTVQSSTGADKVDVSGTIDWRFRHDWSLRTEIGTLGTGLDLLWQYRY